A window of the Acidithiobacillus thiooxidans ATCC 19377 genome harbors these coding sequences:
- a CDS encoding glycosyltransferase family 4 protein, protein MTLQKPRVAIVHDWLVTYAGAERVLEQMIQCYPEADLFSLVDFLPDNKRGFIANKPVHTSFIQKLPKARTKYRSYLPLMALAIEQFDLSSYDLILSSSHAVAKGVLTGPDQLHISYVHSPIRYAWDLQHQYLKESRLDHGIKGWIARIILHYVRLWDTRTANGVDSFIANSTFVARRIFKVYRRQAQIIAPPVDISSFTLQQEKQNYYVTASRMVPYKKVDLIVAAFTAMPDKKLIVIGDGPDYEKVRAAAGPNVQLLGFAESQVLLEHLQNAKAFVFAAEEDFGIAPLEAQACGTPVIAFGKGGARETIVPLLEGNAQHNGPEMQKATGVFFYEQTQSAIRAAVEYFEKNIALIKPINCRENALRFGSERFCEEFKEVTEKEWISFNDKN, encoded by the coding sequence ATGACGCTCCAAAAGCCACGCGTGGCCATCGTTCATGACTGGCTGGTAACTTATGCTGGTGCCGAACGCGTACTGGAACAGATGATCCAGTGCTATCCCGAAGCAGATCTGTTTAGTCTGGTAGATTTTCTTCCCGACAACAAACGTGGCTTCATCGCCAACAAGCCCGTCCACACCTCATTTATTCAAAAACTGCCCAAAGCCAGGACCAAGTACCGTAGCTATTTACCCCTCATGGCTCTAGCCATCGAACAATTTGATCTCTCCAGTTATGACCTCATCCTCAGTAGTAGTCATGCCGTTGCCAAAGGTGTACTGACCGGGCCGGATCAACTACACATCAGTTATGTGCATTCGCCCATTCGTTATGCCTGGGATCTCCAGCATCAATACTTAAAGGAGTCCCGACTGGATCATGGTATCAAGGGATGGATAGCGCGCATTATCCTGCACTATGTACGTCTTTGGGATACCCGCACAGCCAATGGTGTGGACAGTTTCATCGCCAACTCTACCTTTGTTGCGCGGAGAATTTTCAAGGTGTACCGGCGTCAGGCACAAATTATTGCGCCACCGGTAGACATTTCCAGCTTTACTCTGCAGCAAGAAAAACAAAACTATTATGTAACCGCCTCGCGCATGGTCCCTTACAAAAAAGTAGACCTGATTGTCGCGGCCTTCACGGCCATGCCCGACAAAAAACTGATCGTCATCGGTGATGGACCAGACTATGAAAAAGTCAGGGCCGCTGCAGGTCCTAATGTGCAGTTACTGGGCTTTGCCGAAAGCCAGGTGTTGCTGGAGCATTTGCAGAATGCGAAAGCCTTTGTATTTGCAGCAGAAGAAGATTTTGGCATCGCACCGTTGGAAGCCCAGGCTTGCGGTACGCCAGTGATAGCCTTTGGCAAGGGGGGGGCGCGTGAAACCATCGTTCCGCTGCTTGAAGGTAATGCCCAACACAATGGACCAGAAATGCAGAAAGCTACCGGCGTCTTTTTTTACGAACAAACCCAGTCAGCTATCAGGGCAGCCGTAGAATACTTCGAAAAAAATATTGCGCTGATCAAACCCATCAACTGCCGGGAAAACGCTTTGCGTTTCGGCTCTGAACGCTTTTGTGAAGAATTTAAAGAGGTTACAGAAAAAGAATGGATAAGCTTTAATGATAAAAATTAA